Proteins from a single region of Geothrix sp. PMB-07:
- a CDS encoding glycosyltransferase, whose protein sequence is MTEPISESLPSAGAVNPVEEADQAELDLREACRWFDLGNLPQAELFARRCLARDEGNLGAAALIEALREAYGLPPGFNLSERTPAPGTWPDDTEERFLVIKAWGYGFWSEGHHLAGQLLLAELTQRTPVMLWGTNCLFRREADIDASRHFFEGLSSVRVEDLPRTADLYPPKWTWDNLLEENHHKWEGEGSRLAAQFLFARPEQVVVSDFYSTVASIRPWIGPTSRFFGLSDDEIYAEIFQNRLRPVAAIADRAEAFHERHMQGRNWIGAHVRGSDKVLESPSLPKTNAAYFGIIDQIREQNPGLGVLLLTDSLSVVDEYRGRYGGDLLFAEATRTDSQVGVHLAGHDGVALGEEVYIDALLALKCSFFVGNQMSNVSLAVASLRDWPEGCLHLLGETNGRGENEFLHRRKPQAGPPCRLCQSATAAVFSRLVLSRHEVTYFECSGCGSLQTGAPHWLEEAYSSGTEPFEAERASRTLLNFLALQRLFELIGIRMDDRCADFGGRDGLFARYMRDAGYNFYTFDPQGDGSLCRGFSWEAFDKPLKLATTFEHAEPFVNPTVKWDALFATDPDFVVGTTSLYLGQGAGWEELAPECGRHHFFYAPSALGEIASRYGRDAYLLGGYFLFSRFPLSERALADAEEWARNPRGAMNDGLYEWMKRPLEAASGDNQHLASLAQLRKAGVRIALDGVFFRFTSGIARVWKNLLAEWSANGFGEFIVVLDRDHTAPRFSGIAYVDVPPHSYLDLEADRAMLQEVCDREGISLFASTYYTRPLTTRAALMVYDMIPEVMGFDLEEAQWREKRDAIGYARHFLSISHSTTRDLGRFYPKVVQAEVVTAYCGTDFRTPSPEGVEAFRARFGIDRPYFLISGVKTSYKNALLFFQAFERLGDSRDGYAIVCTNSRPVLEPEFAACVGGAKVHLLVLSDADLQCAYAGALALAYPSRYEGFGLPILEAMACSCPVITCENSSIGEVAGDAAIYVEPDDVQAMLDALMAVQDDAVRGDLILEGQRRIEAFSWRDMAGRVAEALTGWSLDATAEAAAQAAPPAMPVPSSLTMPPPAAQVSAEPSTRRLHIGGKTKAEGWEILDALPGPAVDHVCNANDLSRFADGTFTEVYASHVVEHFDYNGELAKALQEWYRVLRPGGRAYISVPDLDTLAKLLLDKEAYSLEERFKVMRMLFGGHIDRYDYHVVGLNEEFLASYLLRAGFKHLKRVPGFGLFQDTSATTFHGIPISLNFVAEK, encoded by the coding sequence GTGACCGAACCGATTTCCGAATCTCTGCCCAGTGCTGGCGCGGTGAACCCTGTTGAGGAGGCGGATCAAGCCGAGCTGGACTTGAGGGAAGCCTGCCGGTGGTTCGACCTGGGGAACCTGCCCCAGGCGGAGCTCTTCGCCCGACGCTGCCTGGCGCGGGATGAAGGGAATCTGGGGGCAGCGGCCCTGATCGAGGCCTTGCGGGAAGCCTATGGCCTCCCCCCGGGATTCAACCTCTCGGAGCGAACCCCTGCACCTGGTACCTGGCCCGACGATACCGAGGAGCGATTCCTGGTCATCAAGGCCTGGGGCTACGGTTTCTGGAGTGAGGGCCACCACCTGGCAGGCCAGCTGTTGCTGGCGGAGCTGACTCAGCGGACGCCGGTGATGCTCTGGGGAACGAACTGCCTGTTCCGCCGGGAGGCGGATATCGATGCCAGCAGGCATTTCTTCGAGGGCCTGTCGAGCGTCAGGGTGGAGGATCTTCCCCGCACCGCCGACCTCTATCCGCCCAAGTGGACCTGGGACAACCTGCTCGAGGAGAATCACCACAAGTGGGAGGGCGAGGGGTCGAGGCTGGCTGCCCAGTTCCTCTTCGCGAGGCCTGAGCAGGTGGTGGTCAGCGATTTCTACTCGACAGTGGCTTCCATCCGGCCGTGGATCGGCCCCACTTCGCGGTTCTTCGGGCTCTCCGACGACGAGATCTATGCGGAGATCTTCCAGAACCGCCTGAGGCCGGTGGCCGCCATCGCCGACCGGGCCGAGGCCTTCCATGAACGCCACATGCAGGGGCGGAACTGGATCGGGGCTCACGTGCGGGGTTCGGACAAGGTGCTCGAGTCACCGTCCCTCCCTAAGACGAACGCGGCCTACTTCGGAATCATCGACCAGATTCGTGAACAGAACCCGGGCCTTGGTGTGCTCCTCCTGACCGACTCCCTGTCTGTGGTGGACGAATATCGGGGTCGGTATGGAGGCGACCTGCTCTTCGCCGAGGCCACCCGCACCGACAGCCAGGTCGGCGTGCATCTGGCGGGTCACGATGGCGTGGCGCTGGGTGAAGAGGTCTACATCGATGCGCTGTTGGCCCTCAAGTGCAGCTTCTTCGTGGGCAATCAGATGTCCAATGTCTCGTTGGCCGTGGCGAGCCTGCGGGACTGGCCGGAAGGCTGCCTCCACCTGTTGGGCGAAACCAACGGGCGCGGTGAGAACGAGTTCCTCCATCGCCGCAAACCCCAGGCTGGTCCTCCCTGCCGTCTCTGCCAGTCCGCGACCGCGGCGGTCTTCTCCCGACTGGTGCTCTCGAGGCATGAAGTCACCTACTTCGAATGCAGCGGCTGCGGCTCCCTGCAGACCGGAGCCCCCCATTGGCTGGAGGAGGCCTACAGCTCCGGGACCGAGCCCTTCGAGGCGGAACGGGCCTCCCGGACCCTCCTGAACTTTCTGGCCCTGCAGCGGCTTTTCGAGCTGATCGGCATCCGGATGGATGATCGTTGTGCCGATTTCGGCGGCCGGGATGGCTTGTTCGCGCGCTACATGCGCGATGCCGGCTACAACTTCTACACCTTCGATCCGCAGGGGGATGGCTCTCTCTGCCGCGGATTCAGCTGGGAGGCCTTCGACAAGCCTCTGAAGCTGGCCACCACCTTTGAACATGCGGAACCCTTCGTGAACCCCACCGTGAAATGGGATGCGTTGTTCGCGACGGATCCCGATTTTGTGGTGGGAACCACCAGCCTCTACCTGGGCCAGGGTGCCGGGTGGGAGGAACTGGCCCCGGAATGTGGCCGCCATCACTTCTTTTACGCCCCCAGCGCCCTGGGGGAGATCGCCTCCCGGTACGGGCGGGATGCCTATCTGTTGGGCGGGTACTTTCTGTTCTCCCGCTTCCCGCTTTCAGAGCGGGCGCTGGCGGATGCCGAGGAATGGGCGCGGAATCCCCGCGGAGCCATGAATGATGGACTCTACGAGTGGATGAAGCGGCCACTGGAGGCCGCCTCGGGGGACAACCAGCACCTGGCATCTCTGGCACAGCTGCGGAAGGCGGGCGTCCGGATCGCCTTGGATGGCGTCTTCTTCCGCTTCACCTCAGGCATCGCCCGTGTATGGAAGAACCTGCTGGCGGAATGGTCGGCCAACGGGTTTGGCGAATTCATCGTGGTGCTCGACCGCGACCACACCGCCCCGCGCTTCTCGGGCATCGCCTACGTCGATGTTCCGCCCCACAGCTACCTGGATCTCGAGGCTGATCGCGCCATGCTGCAGGAGGTCTGCGATAGGGAAGGCATCTCGCTGTTCGCCTCGACCTACTACACGAGGCCCCTCACCACGCGGGCTGCGCTGATGGTTTACGACATGATCCCGGAGGTGATGGGCTTCGACTTGGAAGAGGCCCAGTGGCGGGAGAAGCGCGATGCCATTGGCTACGCCCGCCATTTCCTGTCCATTTCCCATTCGACGACAAGGGATCTTGGGCGCTTCTACCCGAAAGTCGTCCAGGCCGAGGTGGTCACCGCCTACTGTGGAACGGATTTCCGCACCCCTTCGCCGGAAGGGGTCGAGGCCTTTCGGGCGCGCTTCGGCATTGACCGACCCTACTTCCTGATTTCAGGGGTGAAGACGAGCTACAAGAACGCGCTGCTCTTCTTCCAGGCCTTCGAGCGGTTGGGAGACAGCCGGGATGGCTACGCCATCGTCTGCACCAACTCCCGGCCCGTGCTGGAGCCCGAGTTCGCCGCCTGTGTGGGCGGGGCGAAGGTCCACCTGCTGGTCCTGTCCGATGCGGACCTTCAGTGCGCCTACGCGGGGGCGCTCGCCCTCGCCTACCCGTCGCGCTACGAGGGGTTCGGCCTGCCCATTCTGGAGGCCATGGCCTGCTCCTGCCCCGTGATCACCTGCGAGAACAGCTCCATCGGCGAGGTGGCCGGAGATGCGGCGATCTATGTGGAACCGGATGATGTCCAGGCCATGCTCGACGCTCTGATGGCCGTGCAGGATGATGCGGTGCGAGGTGATTTGATTCTTGAAGGGCAGCGGCGGATCGAGGCCTTCTCCTGGCGGGATATGGCTGGGCGGGTCGCGGAGGCATTGACGGGCTGGTCCCTGGATGCGACCGCGGAAGCCGCTGCTCAGGCAGCGCCTCCAGCGATGCCGGTGCCCTCTTCGCTGACAATGCCTCCCCCGGCAGCACAGGTTTCGGCCGAGCCTTCCACCCGGCGGCTGCACATCGGCGGCAAGACGAAGGCGGAGGGGTGGGAAATCCTGGACGCCTTGCCGGGGCCAGCTGTGGACCATGTCTGCAATGCCAACGACCTGTCTCGTTTCGCCGACGGCACCTTCACCGAGGTCTACGCCTCGCACGTGGTCGAGCACTTCGACTACAACGGAGAGCTGGCGAAGGCACTGCAGGAATGGTATCGCGTGCTCAGGCCGGGCGGGCGGGCCTACATCAGTGTTCCCGACCTCGATACCCTCGCGAAGTTGCTGCTGGACAAGGAGGCCTACAGCCTCGAAGAGCGCTTCAAGGTGATGCGCATGCTCTTTGGCGGGCACATTGATCGCTACGACTACCACGTGGTGGGGCTCAACGAGGAATTCCTGGCCTCGTACCTGCTGCGGGCCGGATTCAAGCATCTGAAGCGGGTTCCTGGTTTTGGGCTCTTCCAGGACACCAGCGCCACCACCTTCCATGGCATTCCCATCAGCCTCAATTTTGTGGCGGAGAAATAG
- a CDS encoding NAD(P)-dependent oxidoreductase, with amino-acid sequence MKRSILLTGASGFVGQHMARLLLRRGFEVSALQRGSLGVSLPRGVKTIYADLMDPASLAGIPRRWYGVIHLAGASIPASFRTMAPVVQNVAMSLNLLEHLEEARILLISSCHVYAPSNQLRMEEAALLPQGRYGLSKHLVEQMVPHYAGRLDIRVARPFNHLGPRQRPELVIPSLLRRLSATREDGSPVLMRGMDSVRDFIDVRDVAEAYLAILGLEPQRGATYNVCSGKARSIGELVATVLSLLGSKREVLFEGNPNSADDIPWLVGSPERLMAASGWALRWGLEQSLRAMLESLPEEDQA; translated from the coding sequence ATGAAACGGTCCATCCTCCTCACCGGCGCCTCAGGGTTCGTGGGCCAGCACATGGCCCGGCTGCTGCTGCGCCGGGGCTTCGAGGTGTCGGCTCTGCAGCGCGGATCTCTGGGAGTTTCGCTTCCGCGCGGGGTCAAGACCATTTACGCCGACTTGATGGATCCGGCCTCCTTGGCGGGGATTCCAAGACGCTGGTACGGGGTGATCCATCTGGCTGGAGCCTCCATACCGGCGTCCTTTCGGACCATGGCGCCGGTGGTGCAGAACGTGGCGATGTCCCTGAACCTGCTGGAGCACCTGGAGGAGGCGAGGATCCTGCTCATCTCCAGCTGCCATGTCTATGCGCCTTCCAACCAGCTGAGGATGGAGGAGGCCGCCCTGTTGCCCCAGGGTCGCTACGGGCTCAGCAAACACCTGGTCGAACAGATGGTGCCGCACTACGCAGGCCGTCTCGACATCCGCGTGGCTCGGCCCTTCAACCACCTTGGACCGCGGCAGCGGCCGGAGCTGGTGATTCCTTCGCTGCTGCGCCGCCTTTCGGCCACTCGGGAGGATGGTTCACCCGTGCTCATGCGAGGCATGGACAGCGTCCGGGATTTCATCGATGTGCGTGATGTGGCGGAGGCCTACCTGGCCATCCTGGGTTTGGAGCCGCAGCGGGGCGCGACCTACAACGTATGCAGCGGCAAGGCTCGGAGCATTGGAGAGCTTGTGGCCACCGTGCTGAGCCTGCTCGGCTCGAAACGGGAGGTGCTGTTCGAGGGAAATCCGAACTCCGCAGACGATATCCCCTGGCTGGTGGGCTCTCCTGAGCGGCTCATGGCGGCCTCGGGCTGGGCCCTCCGTTGGGGCTTGGAGCAGAGTCTTCGGGCCATGCTGGAGTCCCTCCCTGAGGAGGACCAAGCCTGA
- a CDS encoding tetratricopeptide repeat protein has protein sequence MEEATALAKAGRWREAAEAFAALSALGESSYDLHVTYGTALMRCNRYEAARDQLEAALRLQPSSLEALNNLAGTNLRLGDPCAAEQACRLILAAHPEDHAAWTNLGLALSHQGRVSEGLDALQQALALAPEDRLIRDNLLLHLNYVATNGADLAHIHFLLCGQLPSSPPKRTDARDSRRIRIGYVSGDFRSHSVSFFMAPIIHAHDRSAFEVFCYSTTHAPDQRTESFRHLADHFIDLSTTTAAEAARHIEKDHIDILVDLGGHTSGNRLDIFALRPAPIQVTYLGYPATTGCPFMDVRLVDSLTDPEGSEPFSSERLVRLPEPFLCYDPHPVCPDVAPLPALDRGFITFGSFNHSSKISEDTLDLWSQVLVDVPDSRLFLKARAFSNAAVRELYVQRFAQRGIAADRLTLAGHTEGAQDHLSAYGKVDIALDTYPYHGTTTTCEALWMGVPVISLVGNLHAARVGLSILSAVDLDGLAVSHAEEYVALAAGLSEDLDQLATLRMNLRGRVARSPLCDRTRFTKGLEQAYREMLQIQF, from the coding sequence ATGGAAGAAGCAACCGCTCTGGCCAAGGCTGGGCGCTGGCGTGAGGCGGCTGAGGCTTTCGCGGCGCTGAGCGCCCTCGGCGAATCCAGCTACGATCTGCATGTCACCTACGGCACGGCGCTCATGCGCTGCAACCGCTATGAAGCCGCCCGTGATCAGCTGGAGGCGGCCCTGAGGCTGCAGCCAAGCTCATTGGAGGCGCTCAACAACCTGGCCGGCACGAACCTGCGGCTGGGTGATCCTTGCGCGGCGGAACAGGCCTGTCGGCTCATCCTCGCAGCGCATCCTGAGGATCACGCCGCCTGGACCAATCTGGGCCTGGCCCTCAGCCATCAAGGGCGCGTTTCCGAAGGCCTGGACGCCTTGCAGCAGGCACTCGCCCTAGCGCCCGAGGATCGCCTCATCCGCGACAACCTCCTGCTGCACCTCAACTATGTCGCCACGAATGGCGCCGACCTGGCGCACATCCATTTCCTGCTTTGTGGCCAGCTGCCGTCATCTCCACCAAAACGGACTGACGCCCGGGATTCCAGGCGCATTCGAATCGGCTATGTATCGGGTGATTTCCGCAGCCATTCCGTGTCCTTTTTCATGGCTCCGATCATCCACGCGCACGACCGCAGCGCCTTCGAGGTGTTTTGCTATTCCACCACCCATGCGCCCGACCAGCGCACCGAAAGCTTCCGCCATCTGGCGGATCACTTCATCGACCTTTCAACCACCACCGCTGCGGAAGCCGCCCGCCACATCGAGAAGGACCACATCGACATTCTCGTGGATCTGGGCGGCCACACCTCGGGCAACCGGCTGGACATTTTCGCGCTCCGTCCCGCGCCCATCCAGGTCACCTACCTGGGCTACCCGGCCACCACGGGATGCCCCTTCATGGATGTCCGCCTGGTGGACAGCCTCACCGATCCAGAAGGCAGTGAGCCCTTCTCCTCCGAGCGCCTGGTGCGCCTGCCTGAGCCCTTCCTGTGCTACGACCCTCATCCCGTCTGTCCTGACGTGGCGCCGTTGCCCGCCCTTGACCGTGGCTTCATCACCTTCGGCTCCTTCAACCATTCCTCCAAGATCTCCGAGGACACCCTGGATCTCTGGTCGCAGGTGCTCGTCGACGTTCCCGATTCACGCCTCTTTCTCAAGGCCCGCGCCTTTTCCAATGCGGCTGTGCGTGAACTCTACGTCCAACGATTCGCTCAACGCGGCATCGCCGCCGACCGACTGACGTTGGCAGGCCACACCGAGGGCGCCCAAGACCACCTCTCCGCCTACGGAAAGGTCGACATCGCCCTCGATACCTACCCGTACCACGGGACGACCACCACCTGCGAAGCCTTGTGGATGGGCGTTCCCGTCATTTCCCTGGTCGGAAACCTGCATGCCGCGCGGGTGGGGCTGAGCATCCTATCCGCGGTGGACCTCGACGGCCTGGCTGTGTCCCATGCGGAGGAGTACGTGGCATTGGCTGCCGGACTCTCGGAGGATCTGGATCAACTCGCCACCCTGCGGATGAACTTGCGTGGACGCGTGGCCCGCTCGCCGCTTTGCGATCGTACCCGCTTCACGAAGGGCCTCGAACAGGCCTATCGAGAGATGCTTCAAATTCAGTTCTGA
- a CDS encoding flagellin, with protein sequence MVTILSNVSALAASRQLGVSKIGLNTAIERLTTGRRVNHANDDSAALTAGNTAMANSRSAAAKVYANNAAYFAALNADGANAQKTQDAYRMAEMEGAGTTSDAEYATLQTSTGGTTSAAALTAIAASQVTNANAMASALTSAQTNGIQAETSQGIADAWLGADMGAEMANLTKYQILMQAGTSALNNANQSANSVLGLFR encoded by the coding sequence ATGGTTACCATTCTGAGCAACGTGTCCGCGTTGGCCGCCAGCCGTCAGCTTGGCGTGAGCAAGATCGGACTCAACACCGCCATTGAGCGGCTCACCACTGGTCGTCGTGTCAACCACGCCAACGACGATTCCGCGGCCCTCACGGCCGGCAACACGGCCATGGCCAACTCCCGCAGCGCTGCGGCGAAGGTCTATGCCAACAACGCTGCTTACTTCGCCGCGTTGAATGCTGACGGCGCGAACGCGCAGAAGACCCAGGACGCCTACCGCATGGCCGAAATGGAAGGCGCCGGCACCACCTCTGACGCGGAATATGCCACGCTCCAGACCTCGACTGGCGGCACCACTTCCGCTGCGGCCCTCACGGCCATCGCCGCAAGCCAGGTGACCAATGCCAACGCCATGGCTTCGGCCCTGACGTCTGCGCAGACCAATGGCATCCAGGCTGAAACGTCCCAGGGCATCGCGGATGCGTGGCTGGGCGCTGACATGGGCGCCGAAATGGCGAACCTGACCAAGTACCAGATCCTCATGCAGGCTGGCACCAGCGCTCTGAACAACGCGAACCAGTCCGCGAACTCCGTCCTCGGCCTCTTCCGGTAA
- a CDS encoding flagellar protein FlaG produces MSSVVLTQVATAPPNASVAKPAPSVAGNDPIQAGESNQRVSGPTETASAVAHINQHLGQAQSDLKMHMDPASGRPVYQVIQQGTGQVLLQVPSAEVLGMSRRMRDLEGQAGGLVDKQG; encoded by the coding sequence ATGTCGAGTGTTGTCTTGACCCAGGTGGCTACCGCCCCACCTAATGCTTCCGTCGCGAAACCTGCCCCATCGGTGGCAGGCAATGATCCAATCCAAGCAGGCGAATCCAATCAGCGCGTCTCCGGACCAACCGAGACGGCTTCCGCAGTGGCGCACATCAATCAGCATCTCGGGCAGGCCCAGTCCGACCTGAAGATGCACATGGACCCCGCCTCAGGCCGTCCGGTCTACCAGGTGATTCAGCAGGGCACGGGCCAAGTACTACTTCAGGTTCCTTCCGCGGAAGTGCTGGGCATGTCTCGCCGCATGCGCGACCTGGAAGGCCAAGCGGGTGGCCTCGTCGATAAGCAGGGCTAG
- the fliD gene encoding flagellar filament capping protein FliD — translation MATTNASSNSLNGVATGIDTTALINAMVAQKSGNLNRLQAKKTQNDARSTALTAMRTSLSALTLSMAALQDRLNNNAVASTDINNTYVTATAKASLGAASGSFDINVASVATKARISTTSTFQGSSSNPAVLTYTSSTAKTTTRAITFNITANDGAGNVAGTFTVGGNTYNLTGTNGTLSGQAGTPLEGLKVSVTGSATGAGTLTLSTTTTMAASDPTAAIFSGGNGTASFAIKGTDGTVTAFNLTDNSLNGLRSAINANSKTVTATIINTGAGANPYQLVLTAKDTGTGKTGGVITLADVTAPGGATVNASLGITAGTLTGTISAPTGLTGGLTSDMSGASAKDAVFTLNGIQLTRQSNVVSDASDGMTFTLKQGGQTGTTTLTVTPDKINATTAMQDFIAKYNQFVKDYKAASQATKNTDGSVALAPLSNDPSARAFMADLKAALASTAAGIPGTDGYKTWASLGVTNLADGSLMLNNATFQNALTTDLTNVQKLFTFSGTTTNPNVTFKSAGPSTVTGPVDFSITKDGNGALWGTFTRNGVTSSPVQVSSDGTLTGTGDYAGLVLNVTGTGTGTLNLVRGPGRTAVDLINKFTNTNGTITTLLNSITTQNAGLAKQIQAAQSLVDSQTTQLKAKFAEMERVVGQMKASAGSLIGG, via the coding sequence ATGGCTACGACGAATGCGTCCTCGAATTCTCTGAATGGTGTTGCGACTGGTATCGACACCACGGCTCTGATCAACGCCATGGTGGCCCAGAAGAGCGGCAACCTGAACCGGTTGCAGGCCAAGAAAACCCAGAATGATGCGCGGTCGACCGCGCTGACCGCCATGCGAACCAGCCTGTCTGCGCTGACACTCAGCATGGCGGCGCTGCAGGACAGGCTCAACAACAACGCCGTGGCGAGCACTGACATCAACAACACCTATGTCACCGCCACGGCCAAGGCCTCCCTTGGGGCGGCCTCGGGTTCGTTCGACATCAACGTGGCGAGCGTGGCCACCAAGGCGCGGATCTCCACCACCTCTACGTTTCAGGGTTCGTCCTCGAATCCGGCAGTTCTGACCTACACCAGTTCGACCGCGAAGACGACGACGAGGGCCATCACTTTCAACATCACTGCCAATGATGGCGCTGGCAATGTCGCGGGTACCTTCACGGTCGGTGGCAACACCTACAATTTGACGGGGACCAATGGCACCTTGAGCGGGCAGGCGGGAACGCCATTGGAGGGCCTCAAGGTCTCCGTGACGGGCTCCGCGACCGGTGCCGGGACGCTGACCCTTTCGACGACCACGACCATGGCGGCAAGTGATCCCACCGCGGCCATTTTCAGCGGGGGCAATGGCACGGCCAGCTTTGCCATCAAGGGGACCGATGGCACTGTTACCGCCTTCAACCTGACGGACAACAGCCTCAACGGCCTGCGCTCCGCCATCAATGCCAACAGCAAGACGGTCACTGCCACCATCATCAACACGGGAGCTGGGGCGAACCCCTATCAGCTGGTGCTGACGGCCAAGGATACAGGCACCGGAAAGACCGGTGGTGTCATCACCCTGGCCGATGTCACAGCACCAGGTGGTGCCACCGTGAACGCAAGCCTGGGCATCACCGCGGGAACCCTGACCGGTACGATCAGTGCGCCCACCGGCCTCACAGGGGGCCTTACGTCTGACATGTCCGGCGCCTCGGCGAAGGATGCGGTCTTTACGCTGAACGGCATCCAGCTGACCCGTCAATCGAACGTGGTCAGCGACGCCAGTGATGGCATGACCTTCACCCTGAAGCAGGGTGGACAGACGGGTACGACCACCCTGACCGTGACCCCGGACAAGATCAACGCCACCACGGCCATGCAGGATTTCATCGCCAAGTACAACCAGTTTGTGAAGGACTACAAGGCGGCCTCCCAGGCCACCAAGAACACGGATGGATCGGTGGCTCTGGCGCCGCTGTCGAATGACCCCAGCGCCCGCGCGTTCATGGCAGACCTCAAGGCGGCCTTGGCAAGCACTGCCGCCGGCATCCCGGGCACGGATGGCTACAAAACCTGGGCGAGCCTGGGAGTCACCAACCTGGCGGACGGCAGCCTCATGCTGAACAATGCCACCTTCCAAAATGCACTGACCACCGACCTCACCAATGTCCAGAAGCTTTTCACTTTCTCGGGAACCACCACCAATCCGAATGTGACTTTCAAGAGCGCTGGTCCGAGTACGGTCACGGGACCGGTCGATTTTTCGATCACGAAAGATGGGAACGGAGCTTTGTGGGGGACTTTCACCAGGAACGGCGTGACCAGCTCCCCGGTGCAAGTAAGTTCGGACGGCACCCTTACGGGCACAGGTGACTATGCCGGGCTGGTGCTGAACGTGACGGGAACGGGCACTGGCACTTTGAATTTGGTGCGCGGCCCGGGGCGGACCGCCGTGGACCTGATCAACAAATTCACAAACACGAATGGCACCATCACCACGCTTTTGAATTCAATCACGACGCAGAATGCTGGACTGGCAAAGCAGATCCAGGCGGCGCAATCGTTGGTGGATTCTCAGACAACCCAACTGAAGGCGAAGTTCGCCGAAATGGAACGGGTGGTGGGTCAGATGAAGGCTTCGGCCGGCTCCTTGATTGGTGGCTAA
- the fliS gene encoding flagellar export chaperone FliS has protein sequence MNAYAKSADAYLVQRIMGASPEQQAALIMEAGQLHMGRAIHAMGQNNMSAAFNSFIRVSEVIMEATVRLDLEEGGELAHNLKKLYDWWSWEIKVASKSRDRARLEAVARDMGEIRMAWEQYHTKKSALDGQSDLLLRDRVV, from the coding sequence GTGAACGCTTATGCCAAATCGGCCGATGCCTATCTCGTACAACGCATCATGGGTGCCAGCCCTGAGCAGCAGGCCGCGCTCATCATGGAAGCCGGACAGCTTCACATGGGCCGTGCCATCCATGCCATGGGCCAGAACAACATGTCCGCCGCGTTCAACAGCTTTATCCGGGTTTCTGAGGTCATCATGGAAGCCACGGTCCGCCTTGATCTGGAAGAGGGGGGCGAGCTGGCGCACAATCTGAAAAAGCTCTATGACTGGTGGTCCTGGGAGATCAAAGTAGCCAGCAAGTCCAGGGACCGGGCGCGCCTGGAGGCGGTGGCCCGGGACATGGGCGAGATCCGGATGGCCTGGGAGCAGTACCACACCAAGAAGTCGGCGCTCGACGGGCAATCAGACCTCCTCCTGCGGGACCGGGTGGTATGA